Proteins co-encoded in one Xiphophorus couchianus chromosome 3, X_couchianus-1.0, whole genome shotgun sequence genomic window:
- the LOC114142311 gene encoding tumor necrosis factor receptor superfamily member 11B translates to MSTRIMKSNPAMKLIVLFTASFSWAFQEQPVPPKYQYRDPVTSQVHSCDQCPPGTSVKRHCTADTPTECQPCPERHFAENWHWGDTCQYCTSVCKERQLVKQQCNSTHDQLCECVPGYHLVVEFCIAHSTCQPGYGVTVLGTPESDTMCERCLDGYFSVGGSSTCQPHRLCADFGMKTLRWGTSTSDSLCGSPDIKDCSQHHTLCHNDATLCEEAVFQSLASLRLSSVPLERILENLPGQKVDLKSLERLKKACSPQQQVLHLLRLWREQNKDKLYGIIQGVNHCERKVSRCNALKNLTIDDLMKVTNSLPGVKVQEQDVKAVVSTCLPRQYLLQILHLWKSANYNLDLAKGLTRSLRVLRSQEAPRYLVRSLKKISRIIGTTSAHKKYEKMFMSMFQDELCFKAHKQLNE, encoded by the exons CTCTTCACGGCTTCTTTCTCGTGGGCCTTTCAGGAGCAACCCGTGCCACCAAAGTACCAGTACAGAGATCCAGTGACATCTCAGGTCCATTCTTGTGACCAGTGTCCCCCCGGTACATCCGTCAAACGACACTGCACCGCTGACACGCCAACCGAATGCCAGCCCTGTCCTGAGAGGCATTTTGCTGAGAACTGGCACTGGGGGGATACGTGTCAGTACTGTACCTCA GTGTGTAAGGAGAGACAGCTAGTGAAACAGCAGTGCAACAGCACGCATGACCAGCTCTGTGAATGTGTACCTGGATACCATCTAGTGGTGGAATTCTGCATTGCACACAGTACCTGTCAGCCTGGATACGGAGTCACAGTATTGG GTACACCTGAAAGTGACACCATGTGTGAACGCTGTCTGGATGGTTATTTCTCTGTTGGCGGCTCCTCCACGTGTCAGCCGCACAGACTCTGTGCTGATTTTGGCATGAAGACTCTGCGATGGGGAACATCCACTTCAGACAGCCTGTGTGGCTCTCCTGACATCAAGGACTGCTCCCAGCATCACACTCTGTGCCATAATG ATGCAactctgtgtgaagaagcagTTTTCCAGTCTCTGGCATCGCTGCGACTGTCCTCGGTGCCTCTGGAGCGAATCCTCGAGAATCTCCCTGGACAGAAGGTTGATCTCAAGAGCCTGGAGAGGCTGAAGAAGGCGTGCTCTCCTCAGCAGCAGGTCCTGCACCTGCTGAGGCTGTGGAGAGAGCAGAACAAGGACAAGTTGTACGGCATCATACAAG GTGTGAACCACTGTGAGCGAAAGGTCTCCCGCTGCAACGCTCTAAAGAACCTGACCATAGACGACCTCATGAAAGTGACTAACAGCCTGCCGGGAGTAAAGGTCCAGGAGCAGGATGTGAAGGCCGTGGTCTCCACCTGCCTGCCCAGGCAGTACCTCCTGCAGATCCTCCACCTGTGGAAATCTGCAAACTACAACCTGGATCTAGCCAAAGGTCTGACTCGTAGTCTGAGGGTGCTGCGCAGCCAAGAAGCACCGCGGTATCTCGTCAGAAGCCTCAAGAAAATCAGCCGCATCATAGGGACCACGTCAGCGCACAAGAAGTACGAGAAGATGTTCATGAGCATGTTTCAAGATGAGTTGTGCTTTAAAGCTCATAAGCAGCTAAACGAATGA